ACAGCTGGTTCTCAGATGCGTACATATGTGGGCTGAATTTCAAAAGGCACCAGGACCAGCAGTGGCAACATACAAGTGGGAAGAAAGAAGTAAATTAGGACTGGGGACAAAAACTCACTCTGAAAATATACTGTACAACTGTATGTAtgataaaaactaaaactaaaaactgaTGATCTAACATGAAGCTGTCATAACTCTGGCTCCAAGTTTGGGGCCCAActatttttgatttttcctttttccttccagaAAAAAAATTCCCACTGGAGTTTTTCTCACATTCCCTCAGATATTTATCCCTTTTCCATCACCTCCATCCTTCACCTTTAATGCCAACACTTTCCCACTCATTCAGTTTTCCTCTCCACCATCTGTCTTTCTCATTTTCTCCTCCTCGGTGTTGACTTTGTATGTGAACATTAGGATACTGACCGATACTGCGCTGTATGCTGTGCTGTGTCAGCATAGAAAGCATGAAAGGAAGTGAGGAAACCAATGTGTTCTggtttgtttgcatttaatttgATAGTAATTTGTCTCCACACTTTGTATTTATTGCTTTGCTTCTGGTTTTAATAGCCAGTTTGTACACTATTGGTACAGCGGTGCCACCTAGTGGACATAGACATAGATGTGATTTGGACTCATGTTTCATCTTTTTAATCACTTATTTCCACGTAAAATTGAATGAAGTAAAGAAAAGATGTGAAGGAGAATTTATGAAAAACACAGTTCAGAGAATCTGACAGTACTCTCACAAATTTCCTAAATTATACTGGATAACATCAGCTGTGGTGAAACTACAATAGCCTGAAGATGGACtacaaaaactttatttttaccATGCTGTTGAATGCAGGCGTTACAAACATTTCATAATTAAGGTTGCAACCTTACTGAAAAAGGAATAGAGGAATGATTTTTCTGAATAGCTGCTCATATTGTCCGTTCATGTTTCCCTTCCTAATGGAAAGGTTATCCAAAGCAACTCCTGCTTTCACCAAGGCTTCCTGTTATTAAAGTCTAAAGTTTCTGAATGGGTGTAACTAATGCAAACTAAATCAGGGTGACCCTTACTCTTAACAATCTTAATTTAcagaatttaaaatatttataaatcagTTTTCTTCATCCATGGCATGGATGAATCTTTCCAGCTTTTATTATCCCAAATGGGTGAATTAAACTCAGTGAGGAAACTCCCTAAGCTAGACTATTTGAACCTTGCCCAGATCCCAAGAGGTAGACTAAAATGTGgcataactaaaaataaattcatGCAATTAACCACCGTTTTGGCTTTCAGCAGTAATGAAGAATATATTTTATTCAAATCCaactttctcttctctctccctaaGTAAATAAACTCATTGAGTATCTAAAGAAGCTAAAGCTTTTTGTTATgatctgtgtgtatttttgtattcCCTTTGACCATCCAGGTAGCTGTTAAAACTGCTGGTAACAGTTACTTCCTCTTAATTCCACTGTATAGAAATTGACTGTagttgcaaaaaacaaacaagcaaatgaaaaaaaaaatcaattacttGTCTGAATGCATTATGGGACAGGTTTGTTGGGACTTCTGTTCTAAGAGTAGAATAACTGTGAACCTCAGCAGTTAGAGCAGTCTGACAGACAATAAGGAAAAGCAGAGCAGGTCccttttaataaatatttttaatttggtttGGAAGTGTTAAAACAATacttaaaacaaaaactttttacACCttgacaaatgaaataaaatttcctCGTCTTTCCCTTCTGTAAGGCCACTTAATTTACTTTACTGTATTTTATAACCTAGGAAATTCCACCACCTCTTAAGATAtgctgaataataataatcctcCGGCCTCTGTGGACCACGGAGTCCCTATACCATGCAAAGTAGATCATTTTAAAAGACTGTGGCTTAGACTACAGCCAAGCTGGTGCCACTGAGTTGGTAAATGACTTGTGGTCAGCTGATTAAGTAGGAAACAAGCTGTCCAGTCTACTAGACCACAGACGGACAGAAGTGCTGAGTCCTTCTCTAGACTTTAATCTAAAGAGATTTAGACTAACAAGAGGCACTTAAACAGTACATAAATGCTGCTGTCACTTAAACCTGGCTCAACAAAAATGAGCCAATAGTTTAGTGGCAGTTATGGAGAAAGGCTGTAAAACTGACAAACAATAACTCAGGCACGTATCAAATCACCACAGACTGATGAAGATAACTCTATAACTAGGTGGACTCTGGAGTAACTGGAGGCTGGATGATCTCGTCTTCCTCCTCCATCTGTGTCTCTGGGTTTTTATCAGCTGTACTGCCTGCCTCGTCCTCCTGCTGATTATCATGCTTTGTgaactgctttttaaagaagCTGTTGAGCCGCTCCAGGATTTCGATTGAATGGTTGATAACCAGAGCCAGCCAGGCCATGCCAAAGAAGATCCACGAAGTCATGAGGACGCTGTACCAATTTGGGTAATATTTGTCTGGATTGCTATCTGGAAAGAAGAAAGGATTTGGGGATTTTACAAGATAAAATTCAGTTTGAGGCGAGTATACAAAACAGATGTGATCAGAGTGTGATCATTTCTAAAACGTGGCTTATACTTTTTCAAGGTTTTCTCACTGTGCACCACTGAACTGCTTTTCCTAAATCACTTCTTAGAAGTCCTCTTCTAACTTCCTCCTAAACAATCTCCCTGGATTCCAGAGAAAAGAATCAACTTGCATAGATACAAATTTGATGAGCAGGGTGGAAGGTGAGGAAAGTGTGCTGAAGTTTCTAAAAGTAAAACGGGACCCAGAGCTTTCACCTATCAGACTCCTCTCCCTATAATCAGTTTGGATCCAGAAACTCTTTAGTTTTAAGACTCAAAACTTTTTCAATAAAACTTACAGTTAGAGCCAAATCAGGTGGACCTAAACCAACCGTCAATTATTCTGCTATGGGCTCAGACTGCTGTATGACTTAATGTGATTCACTGAGTACTTCTTCTCTCACTTGTTTTCATTTCcaatgtgtttatacaccacccAAATGCCAgtacatttttgttgtttgtcttcctgctaaaagggaaAATTTAGAGTACTCAAGTTGGTTTTATAGTGatagtttttaaaagcattagCTAACTCCTTAGCAAATGATAGTTGAAGTGGTCAAGCGCAATACTGATCCTGGACTGGATTCCTGTTCAGGACAGCGAATGCAgattccatttttaaaaaatggaaagtATAAAGATATTTTACTGGTTATCCGGGGCATTTAGGCAAATACCATTCCATTTTTATCTGTGCACAAACAAAGCCTGCTCAAACAGGCTGAAACTGATTAGTCAATAAAACTGGGACTGCAAACAGGAACCCAGAAGCTCCAAGTACCAAAGATCTGGTTCCACACCTGCAAGAATTCTGAATATGCATGTACAGAATTAATGAAATGATATCTGTGAATGATGATAAAAATTATGGAGTATCAGCTTTCATGAAATTCTGGGTGGTAGTTAGCGACCCAGTGTAGATCAGCAGAATGATTTGAAAGTCAGGCCACTCTGACTCTGAAGTTAATATTTACTCTCTGCACAAGTTTGACGTTGATGGTGAAATCATAAGCAATGTGTTAAAACAGAACTGGAAGAGGCCAAGAGGTGCACATAAATTTGACTTTGAATATAAGATCTAAAATTGTGAAATCAGGTATGAATTTCCATTTTTACAGGCAATTCTATCTTGCAGAAGCTGATCAAATGTTGGCAAGTCTTAGGACTGATATTTAAGCTCCCTTAGTCTGCCTGGAGCTGCTGCTCATGTGCAAGCTGTTTTAGAACTCACCTACACCCCAGCACCTATTTTTTCATGGTGCTTTTTGACTCGACTGGTGTCAAGTCTGTTCCATTTAAAACTTGATTTGTTCAGCTTAAGTACTAatttcacaaaacaaaaaacacaatccTGCTTTACCTGCCACAAAATCTCCAAAGCCAATGGTGCTGAGGCTGATGAAGCAGTAGTAGATGGCCTCGGCATATGTCCAGCCCTCTTGCTGCTGGAACACAATCATGGGCATGATGAAGAAAAGAACCACTCCACAGATGTAACAAACAAAGTGGATGGAAAAGCGGGTACATGTCTGCAGCAAGATATGGGAAAGAGAAGCAGCGTTAGTCTTCCTCTAAAGAATAATCTCTCCTTTTGAAAAGGTTTATCTAAAATCAGGACATCCTTACTTTTCGACTAGTCTTTTTCTCCAGGAAGTCTGAGATGTTCCTCTCTATGGCTAGGATGTACTTGCCCACTCTGTTGAGAACCACAATGTTGAGTGGTATACCGAAGAGTGCAAAGAACACGCAGAAGATCTGGCCACCAGTAGTGCTGGGACACATGTTCCCATAACCTGAAAAACTTTACACTGTTACTGTGGTGGAAGAAGAATGGTACTCTGGAGGAGTGTACCGATGTTTAAAGCATCAAACCTTTAAAGTTATAGTGTTCAAAATATGACAGATGTCAGTAGATCACAGTCAAATGAATTCCTCTTTCTTCCCTACCTGCAAGTGCAAGGCCGTAGCTACGGGGGCGGCTGTACCTCATAaagcagtggttcttaacctgggttcgatcgaaccctaggggtttGGTGAATCTgtctcaggggttcggcagagcctcTGCCGTGACATGCACAGCTCATTTTGTGCTCCagtaaaaaacatatctatgtcttgaatttgaaaaagatcatattttatttttcactaaagaggggttcagtgaatgcacatatgaaactggtggggttcggtacctccaacaaggttaagaactACTGTCATAAAGACATGTTTCTATTGCTatttgtgtaaaaaaacaaaaacaaaaaaaacccatttttGTGCACACtatattttaacatgttttaataataTTAACACTTACACAATAAATcaggaataaataaaacttatacagtcaattaaatattttgtgGTATTTAGGTTTATACCCCAGAGTCACCTGAAAAACTCTGTTTGCTGTTAATTGGTAGTGAGTGCGCTCACATAGCAAAGTGACTTTGGACCAGATCTGCCGAGAGTTTTTTCTAAGTTGTCAGTCCattgtttacctcagctgtcaatacTAGTTCAAAAGGGTCAACTATTTACATGGTAAGaggaactgaaggtcagtcagtccagAAAACTGCTAAAACTTTGAAGGTGTCTCCAAGTGCAGTTACAAAAAACCATCAAGACCATCAACCCTCAATACAtgaggaaaggaagaccaagaatcacctctgctgctgaggataaattcatcaaagtcaccagcctcagaaatcacaagttaacagcacctcagattagagcccagataaatgccacataGAGTTCAAGTAGCAGACACATTCTACATCCttttcagaggagactgtgcaAAACAGGcttttatggtcaaatagctgcaaagaaaccactactaagaaaaagcaaagagcagaagagatttgtttgggccaagaaacacaaggaacggacattagaccagtggacatctgtgctttggtctgatgagtccaaatttgagatctttggttccacgtGTGACGCAGAAAAGGAGAAGCATGGAGGAgaaggtgtgatggtgtgggggtgctttgctggtgacactgttggggatttcGTCAAAATTTAAGGCACACAGCAACGTGCTATCCCATCCGGATTgcgtttagttggaccatcacttatttttaaacaggacaatgaccccaaacacacctccaggctgtttAAGGGCTATTTGACTGAGAAGGAGGgtgatggagtgctgcgccAGATGGCCTGGcatccacagtcacctgacctaaacccaatcgAGACggtttaggatgagatggaccgcagagtgctcaacaagtgctcagcatctctggaaaACTATTGCAGTTAATGACCTCATGAAGATCatcgagagaatgccaagagtgaacaaagcagtaatcaaagcaaagtgTGGCTCTTTAGAAGGATCTAAAATatcaaacatgttttgagtcttttcacactttttttgtttactaaataattccatatgtgttcattcatggttttgatgaaaataaagaaaaaccattaaatgagaatgTCTGTCCAAACTGTTGACTGGTAATATATATGGGGGACTCTGACAGCTTCTACAAACCAGTGCCCACTCCCTTATATTTTTAATGGATGaattttaagtttattagaatGCAGCAATTTGCTTGAAGGTGTAATTACACACTAATCTGTATATTCATGAATACAGCATCTTTTTTCTATGACATAACCTAAATAAAATTACTGACTGAACCTCTAACTACTTGTTCATTAGGACATAGCGTTTCTCCCAGTTacaatgctacgtccagatgaacagaatcaacctatgttttgtattgtgttgCTTTTTAATAATGAGTGATGCCTAAATTATATCTAACCCACTGTGATCATGGGATTACAAATCTCATGGGTTGTTCCCCTCCCTTATCGCTGACCTATAGTTGTGACCACAGTGGCAGCAAACACAGCTGAGCTGGTGAATTTCCAGAAGCCGTCCGCCGTGTAGTTGCTTTTCAAACTCAGGCCCACCTTTGATGTGTCTTTAACAacctgaaaaacaaattaaaaataacagaaatcataacaacaataaaaataatcatgACCACATCTTTATCTTGGTTTTCACTAGTTCTTCACCTGACAGGAACCTTTTCCATAAGACCTTATGAGTCACAATTACGTAACTGCTTTGCATACTGGTCCACCTTGTTTAAGAGGTACTGAAACACAATGACCTTGCTATCAGACAGAAAGCAGCAGAAGGTAAatcaataagaaaaaaagttaaaattaagataaaggtaaaaaaattgatgtgaaatgcaaaatatatatgtatggcAAGAAAGGCATAAAACCAATAGCAACTAAAAACAATCAACGAACCACCTTTACAAGCTGCCTGCATTTGCTTTGACACAATGCAAATCAAAGCAGCTCCTCTCAGTGCCTTAAATCACCAGGCAGAACGTTTCAGCCATTTATTAAATTGTGATTACCATTTCTACTCTTACATGCAGCAGAATATTCATTTTAGAAGGACGACTTTCTACCTTTAAATGAAGTTTATGCATTTAATGGAAAACTGTGTAAAATTTAAAGCTTCATAAGTAAAGTCTGGTCACAAGTCACAGGCAAAGCAGAGTGCAGCAGGGAATGTCTGAAGGAGCTGCTATTTGCATGTAATCCTTTTTCCTTgtcacataaaaacaagtttatATGATGCTaattttcacctgttttgccCCACTACTGTTGCCAGTCACTTCAATAATTTACTGAAGGTAGAAAACACTGAGCAGATAAACATCctgcacatttattttaaatgtactttttcTATTTACCCTCGACGAAATGTAGGCAAACtttcaccaccagggggcagcgtTTTACCAATGTGTGCTCAGTCTGATGGTACAAACGTTTTAATAGCTCTATTTATATCTTATCATACCTATGCTATTTTCCCTACCGATGACAGCAATTGTAAAATATTTCAATGCAATTAACAATTACTTTTATCTATAGTTATCTATAGAGgagtgaaaataaaactaaaacaaacacaagcaaacctgaacaaaatataattattaCAAATAGTTACAGTGTAGTGATTATTGTAAAATTACAATAATTTTACAGTAATATGTGgtaacaaaaaatataaacatttgtTGAAGTAAATTAACAAATGTATGGTAGGAACATCACAACAACATATATCAATATATACTCAGCCACTTGaagtatatatttatatctaaTTCACTGCATATTACATTGGTTAATAAGTCATCTAACAATGGCTTATTAAAATAGTAAGTTCCAAAAAGCAAACTGTAATTAAATTGGTTCCTTCTGtcaatgtataaatatataaatgcatATAGTAACACTTATTTCTCAGCCCAATAAGCTCAACAGTGCCAGACTCCAGAATGCCCTTCCTGTAAATTTGTGGTGATCCAgtcagtttaaaaaacattgaaagCATATGTTTAAGTTATAAATGTTCCACAGTAGTGGAGTGTCTCCATTAagaaacatgaaaatgcaaaGTCATTATGGTTGTGGTTAAGATGTAAATAAAGAAGTAGAGAAAGCAACAGAAAGGCCCATCAAAACACGCAATCACAAATTGCAGACATGTATAGAAGTTTGTTTTATAGCCCACATTTCTGTTGCTCACCTGAGCTACGGCCTCCAGACCAGCTTGGCTGAGACAAGGGTACTTGTTAAGGAGTCTTTCTTTTTGGTCAAGCAAGTGGCTGACATCCTTCATTCCAAGATCTCCCTCTAACTTCCAGAAAATCACCCCACCGATCAGCACATATGCCACATAAACCAAGCCGAGCAGAAGAATGGAGGGGATCTGCATCAGACTTAACTTTTCCTTTACTCCCATCTTGGCAAGTGTCTCAATCTATGCAGCCGGGGACAGACACTGCTCAGGCTTTACCTGCTTTTGGCTTCTCGTGCTGCATTGCAGGCAAATGAACCTCCACCTGTGCTACTGTTTCAATCACACTAGGCCTGCCATGCAAATCCAGAAGGACAAAATAAGAACAGGCACTGGACAAAATCATAATCTTAGCATCTCAGACCAAGGATATAGAATTTGACGATTCATTCTTTTCACCTTAATACGCAGAGAATGGCACAAATATGATAGATATAGGTTGTGTGCTTGTATGGTTGTATTTCAGCACGTATTTAATAAAACTCAAGTCATTTTACAATTTttagatatttcattttttggggggtgggggggatttCCACACCATGCTTTTATTAGAATACCTCAAATATAACAAAGATACAGTAATGGATTTATTTAAATCTACTTAAGATCTCACAGTGcattaaaaatagtaaaaaatgGCTATTGAATTTTGCAGAATCATCTAAAACCTTCCCCTCCCCCCCAGAAATGTGAAGAGCATAAAActgacaaaaactgcagttcctttaatggccacttgaggctgtcttcaatccccatagactcccatgcTTAATTctcagttcagtttaatttagttttattaatacagagccaaatcacaacaacagtcacctcaaggcactttagattgtaaggtagaccctacaatattatatacaaagaaaaacccaacaatcatatgaccccctatgagcaagcactttgggaacagtggggaggaaaaactcccttttaacaggaagaaacctccggcagaaccagactcagggaggggaggccatctgctgtgaccggttggggggagagaaggaagacaggataaaagacatgctgtggaagagagccagagattaataacaagtatgatttaATGCAGacaggtctattaacacatagtgcgAAAGGTGActaaagaagaaatactcagtgtTTCATGGGAACCCACAGAAGCCtacgcctattgcagcataaccaagggaggattcagggtcacctgatccatctCTAACTATGTGCTTTAGCAAAGAGGAAAGTTTAAGTTTAAATATAAAAGTAGAAAGAGTGTCTgtttcctgaatccaaactggaagctggttccgtAGAAGAGGGGCCTCAAATCTGAAGCCCTCCcattctacagggtgggccatttatatggatacaccgtaataaaatgggaatggttggcgatattaaagtcctgtttgtggcacattagtatatgtgagggggcaaactcctcgagatgggtggtgaccatggtggtcatttagaagtcagccatcttggatacaacttttgttttttcaataggaagagggccatgtgacacatcaacttattggtaatgtcacaagaaaaacaatggtgtgattggtttcaatgtaactttattctttcatgagttatttacaagtttctctttgttcacagccattgacatgtcgaagaggttaacacgtgaggagcggatcgaaattgtgttgatatctggtgaacgcagtaaccgggtcattgcagcagatttcaatgcaagacaccctacgagaccacccatctcccatgctacagttagcaaactgcttaagtttcgtgaaactggttcagtgttggatttgccaaaatgtggacgcagaaaaactgtcactaatgaagaaacatcagtggctgtcctagcttcattcagcaagagcccacagcgtagcactcgccgcatgtcactggagagtggcattagtcgaacatcccttcggcagATATtggctactcacaaatggcacccttacaaactccagctactgcagcatctcaacgaggatgacccagatcggcgcacagaatttgcagaatgggctaaacaaaaactgcaacaggaccctcagttcacgcagaagattttgttcagtgatgaggcaaacttttatgtgaatggtgaagttaacaaacaaaaccaccgctattggtctgacactaacccacattggatggatccctccaagactgttggaacaacaaaagtgatggtttggtgtggtatatggggtacaacgatagtgggtccattcttcatcaatggaaacctcaaggccactggatatttgaaattgctacatgatgatgtgtttccctccttatgcactgaagctggcacgttccctgagtttttccagcaagatggtgcaccaccacattatgggtgccaggtccgagcattcctagatgaacagtttcctgggaAGGGGATTGGTCGttgtgggccagttgaatggcccccaaggtctcctgatctgacccccttagacttttatctttggggtcatctgaaggcaattgtctatggtgtgaagatacgagatgtgcagcacctgaaactacggatactggatgcctgtggtggcatttctcctgcgatgttgctatcagtgtgtgaagagtgggagaagagggttgcattgacaatccaacacaatgggcatcacattgaacacattttataagtggtcagaaacttgtaaataactcatgaaagaataaagttacgttgaaaccaagcacaccattgtttttcttgtgacattaccaataagttgatgtgtcacatggccctcttcctattgaaaaaacaaaagttgtatccaagatggccgacttctaaatggccaccatggtcaccacccatcttgaggagtttgccccctcacatatactaatgtgctacaaacaggactttaatatcgccaaccattcccattttattatggtgtatccatataaatggcccaccctgtagtttaaatactctaggaacaacacgtaagcctgcagtgcaagagcaaagtgctctaatggggtgatgtggtactataaggtcataaGATGggactagtttttcagcgtcactctgagacaggatatttctaattttagagatattgcacaaatggatgaaagcagtcctacatatttgtttaatatgtgcattgaaggacatatcctggtcaaaaatgactcaaaggttcctcacagtgatactggaggccaaggtaaagCCATCCAGTGTAAGAACCTGGTTAGATACCccatttctaagattttcagggccaagtacaataacttcagttttttttgttttttttttgtgaatttagaagcagaataTTAgaagtcatccaggtctttatgtctttaagacattcctgcaggtTAACTAATCAGTGTGTGTTATCTGgtttcatggatagataaagttgggtgtcatctgcaaagcagtgaaaatatatgctatgccttctTCCCACTTTGGAAGACAGTTGACTGTGGTAGCTGGTGTCTGTAGCTTGACATGTCTCAGAACAGAATTACCGGAGTTTGATCCGCGGCGGGTGTGTCACCGAGTGGAAAAGCggttagaaacatgaacaggttggtgttGTACCAGGGGTTTCTGTTTGAGACTCCTTACCGTCAGTCAGCCATCCTGCTTCCCCGGCTACTCGGGACAGTCTGCCAGGGGACAGCTAGCGGGGACTACGCTACCTTCGGCCTCAACGGCTACATGGGTCTGGCTAGCTATGAGTTTTTCCAAGGGTGCGAAGCAGAGTCTCACCTTCAgtgatcctggcctccagagctgcagataggctacatttattacaagtatCGAGGCCGAGGattaactaaacatctgacacaatgagcaggaaagtgcaggagggacaggcgAAAAGGGCCATGCTGCTagcgagtcggctacgagctaagctaagctagcgaaacgcTAAAGACACAATAAGTGAATATCGTGAATATATATTTGCGAGTGAATACACAGAGTGTGCTTCCAATGACTCAAGTGAAAATTACACTATGAAATAAGAAGTTATCTGTAAGTTTTTAATGACATTGCTACACAAAACACCACTATGTgctggaacaggaagtgatactctaccgcagagagagAAACAACGGCACTGTGGGCAACATCTgtccagtgttgccaactcctcagtaaggaaaatcgctattggttgtcctaaaagtcgctagaagtcgctaaatgacgtcaccGCCTAATTTGCagaattggtcatgctaatgtaattgtaacctacgttgttggagagagaaataacatcgtggaagagacataaagtgagtaaaaaacgtcctaaatgcatttagagtttatttagaactacaaattacatttcttttagcaattattgttttttttaatgtcacaattccaaccctgctcctttatccgggcttggaccggcaaaagtgacccaaaAGGcgctctggtggagttactttgtgtgtgtgtgtgtgtttataagtagttttaaaccttgtgatccacaaaacagcataagagtaaaagaagaactgactgcgttacagtcagtgtgGGAGCAGCGccttcgctcatgcgcgattcatgTGCAGTTTGGACACATAGGTGTGAACATCTTCTGTTCTGATAGCAGcggggggaggactatcctccgcccgtgagcgctttggaacgggcgaggtgcccacggcagcaccgctgcttgttgacagtaaaagcgatacgcgcgttc
This is a stretch of genomic DNA from Pelmatolapia mariae isolate MD_Pm_ZW linkage group LG16_19, Pm_UMD_F_2, whole genome shotgun sequence. It encodes these proteins:
- the LOC134644719 gene encoding potassium channel subfamily K member 17-like → MGVKEKLSLMQIPSILLLGLVYVAYVLIGGVIFWKLEGDLGMKDVSHLLDQKERLLNKYPCLSQAGLEAVAQVVKDTSKVGLSLKSNYTADGFWKFTSSAVFAATVVTTIGYGNMCPSTTGGQIFCVFFALFGIPLNIVVLNRVGKYILAIERNISDFLEKKTSRKTCTRFSIHFVCYICGVVLFFIMPMIVFQQQEGWTYAEAIYYCFISLSTIGFGDFVADSNPDKYYPNWYSVLMTSWIFFGMAWLALVINHSIEILERLNSFFKKQFTKHDNQQEDEAGSTADKNPETQMEEEDEIIQPPVTPEST